CCCGGTTATACAGGGTGGCGACGGTACTCGGGCTCAAGCGGAGCTGTTTGGCAATGTGGTCTGCGGAATAACCCATTTCCTTTAAAGTTACAACCTGCCGCTCCCGGAAACTGAGCCTTTCCGCCCCTCTTATTTCAATCTGCATAACCCCTGATCCCTGCCCTCACCCTACGCTCATCCACATAATGACTACAAAATTAGTACATACTTTCTACGCCGCCAAAAATATTCCTGCCCTGTGTATTTATTTTTTTATTTTTTATCCCAAAATGACTAATGCCGGATTGGGGCATTGTCCGGTCAGGCGTAGGGTGTAAGGTTATTAACAAAGGTAGGGGGATGCTGCCCTGCTATTATTTTTACGCCTTACGGCCTACGGCTATTTTTAACCCCAAGCCCGCAAGCCGGGGCTTTTCGAAAAATAGATTCCCAACACAAGCCCTCAGGC
This region of Pelotomaculum schinkii genomic DNA includes:
- a CDS encoding helix-turn-helix transcriptional regulator translates to MQIEIRGAERLSFRERQVVTLKEMGYSADHIAKQLRLSPSTVATLYNRARTKGYEVVIVIPGNNLGIFGSDEEEEDKA